The following are encoded together in the Onychostoma macrolepis isolate SWU-2019 chromosome 03, ASM1243209v1, whole genome shotgun sequence genome:
- the gucy2ca gene encoding guanylyl cyclase C — protein sequence MLRLFLFWFWFGSVLSVSGFDVLSCRNSSVTLNVVLLEDENSPWSLKFVSDAVETAVEEENEKNLAESLDFQIKVQFSGFNTTHYRRRGCGSSTCEAVEILKSLHNNSQLGCMMLGPSCTYATFQLVDQEVGLTLTIPIISAGSFGLSCDYKDKLTRLLPPARKISEFFVHFWNVSFTNLKPVWKTAYIYKKLDNTEECFWYINALEAPSALFASNISREMLRSQGDLESKLKAQDRHSNIFVLCGTPDDVLAIKKNITIPPHVVFVLIDLFNDGYHINESSFEHMRDVLVVTMHSFRNYSSHTSWKTNTTALNDYVVAYHDAVVLFGSMMRQNLKAMTQQPFSGIIEQPFRNMSFEGMGGHYELDAGGDRDLNLSVVYTTGSYKYKTLFVFSTSLNDTRVNHTFPDLPWDGSQLPSDKRANGMETQNIIMIVLGISVIMATAIAFILYRQNRRVRFDQKKWSHINPALIMLLDDKEKNHISLTIDEEKKGDHSVLIHKGRYDKKPVILKELRNTDGNFSEDQRIELNSLLRIDYYNLTKFYGTAKFDCGVFGVFEFCERGSLRYVLNDKISYPDESFMDLEFKISVMYDIAKGMSYLHSSNVGVHGRLKSTNCVVDNRMVVKITDFGCNTILTPGKDLWTAPEHMRVQGISQKGDVYSFAIISQEIILRRSPFHTCCCSDTAEKLYRVQYPRGPNVFRPDLSFESVGETEAELFVLIKSCWEEDPEKRPDFKRIEGALGKIFSNLHNQAHASYMDNLIRRLQMYSRNLEHLVEERTALYKAERDRADQLNFMLLPGPVVRSLKETGRVEPELYDEVTIYFSDIVCFTTLCHHSTPMEVVDMLNDIYKNFDSILDHHDVYKVETIGDAYMVASGLPRRNGNRHAVDICLMALDILEFMGTYQLRHLPGIPLWIRIGIHSGPCAAGVVGNKMPRYCLFGDTVNTASRMESTGLPLRIHVSESTIKILQRTDCQFECERRGETHLKGKGKEMTYWLTGVTGQKYNLPTPPTAENFQRLQQDLAERIVSTLDKRGNERRKTLSTRQRRTQRHSSDGQPEYLHLTDPTTCL from the exons GTCTGGACTTCCAGATCAAGGTGCAGTTCAGTGGCTTTAACACGACGCATTACCGGCGCAGGGGCTGTGGCAGCAGTACGTGCGAGGCCGTGGAGATCCTCAAATCGCTGCAT AACAACAGTCAGCTCGGATGCATGATGTTGGGTCCATCCTGCACATATGCAACGTTTCAACTGGTGGA TCAGGAGGTCGGTCTGACTCTGACTATCCCCATCATCTCAGCTGGCAGTTTCGGTCTTTCCTGCGACTACAAGGACAAACTCACCCGGCTGCTTCCTCCGGCACGCAAAATCTCGGAGTTCTTCGTCCATTTTTGGAATGTGTCCTTCACCAATCTGAAACCTGTGTGGAAGACAGCATATATCTATAAAAAACTCGACAACACGGAGGAATGCTTTTG GTACATCAATGCTCTGGAGGCGCCGTCTGCTCTTTTTGCTTCCAACATATCCAGAGAGATGCTGAGGAGCCAAGGTGACCTGGAAAGCAAGCTGAAAGCTCAGGACCGACACAGCAACA TTTTTGTCCTATGTGGGACACCAGACGACGTTCTCGCCATTAAGAAAAACATCACCATTCCTCCGCATGTGGTCTTCGTCCTGATCGACCTGTTCAA TGATGGTTATCACATCAACGAGTCCAGCTTCGAGCACATGCGGGACGTGCTGGTGGTCACCATGCACAGCTTCAGAAACTACTCCAGCCACACATCCTGGAAGACAAACACAACG GCGCTGAATGATTATGTAGTGGCTTACCACGATGCCGTGGTTCTCTTCGGCAGTATGATGAGACAAAACCTGAAGGCAATGACGCAGCAGCCGTTCAGCGGCATCATTGAACAGCCTTTCAGAAACATGAGCTTTGAGG gaaTGGGTGGACACTATGAATTAGACGCTGGCGGAGACAGAGATCTCAATCTGTCTGTGGTTTACACAACCGGCTCATACAAG TATAAGACGCTGTTCGTCTTCAGCACATCTCTGAACGACACGCGGGTCAATCACACGTTTCCCGACCTGCCGTGGGATGGATCGCAGCTGCCCAGCGATAAACGTGCTAACG GGATGGAGACTCAGAACATCATCATGATCGTCCTCGGGATCAGTGTGATCATGGCCACAGCCATCGCTTTCATCTTATACAg gcAGAACAGGAGGGTGCGTTTCGATCAGAAGAAATGGTCTCACATCAACCCAGCGCTCATCATGCTGCTGGATGACAAAGAGAAAAACCACATCAGTCTGACA aTCGATGAGGAGAAGAAGGGCGACCACAGCGTCCTGATACACAAGGGCCGATACGACAAAAAG CCCGTCATTCTGAAGGAGTTGAGAAACACAGATGGAAACTTCTCTGAGGATCAACGCATCGAGCTCAATTCT TTGTTGCGTATCGATTATTATAATCTGACGAAGTTTTACGGGACGGCAAAGTTCGACTGCGGTGTTTTTGGTGTGTTTGAGTTCTGCGAGAGAGGATCGCTGCGG TATGTGCTGAACGATAAGATCTCGTATCCTGACGAGAGTTTTATGGATCTGGAGTTTAAGATCTCTGTCATGTACGACATTGCAAAG GGCATGTCGTACCTGCACTCCAGTAACGTCGGCGTTCACGGCCGGCTGAAATCCACCAACTGCGTGGTGGACAATCGCATGGTGGTGAAGATCACCGACTTTGGCTGCAACACCATCCTCACGCCCGGGAAAG ACCTGTGGACGGCGCCGGAGCACATGCGTGTTCAGGGTATTTCTCAGAAGGGCGACGTCTATAGTTTTGCCATCATCTCGCAGGAGATCATCCTCAGGAGGAGCCCATTTCACACCTGCTGCTGCTCCGATACGGCAG AGAAATTGTATCGTGTTCAGTATCCGCGGGGGCCAAATGTTTTCCGACCCGATCTGAGTTTCGAGTCCGTTGGAGAGACTGAAGCAGAG cTGTTTGTGCTGATCAAGAGCTGCTGGGAGGAAGATCCAGAGAAGCGTCCGGACTTCAAGCGGATCGAGGGCGCTCTGGGGAAGATCTTCAG TAACCTTCACAACCAGGCCCACGCCAGCTACATGGACAACCTGATCCGCCGTCTGCAGATGTACTCGAGGAACCTGGAGCACCTGGTGGAGGAGAGAACGGCTCTGTATAAGGCAGAGAGAGACCGAGCCGACCAGCTCAACTTCATGCTGCTGCCAGG GCCGGTGGTTCGCTCTCTGAAGGAGACGGGCCGTGTGGAGCCGGAGCTGTATGACGAGGTCACCATCTACTTCAGCGACATTGTGTGCTTCACGACCCTCTGCCATCACAGCACACCCATGGAGGTGGTGGACATGCTCAACGACATCTACAAGAACTTCGACAGCATTCTTGACCACCACGACGTCTATAAg GTGGAGACCATTGGTGACGCGTACATGGTTGCGTCTGGTCTGCCAAGACGCAACGGGAACAGACATGCCGTGGACATTTGTCTCATGGCTTTAGACATCCTGGAGTTCATGGGGACATACCAGCTTAGACACCTGCCGGGAATCCCACTGTGGATCCGTATCGGAATCCATTCAG gtccGTGTGCTGCTGGTGTGGTGGGTAATAAGATGCCACGTTACTGTCTGTTTGGAGATACGGTCAACACGGCGTCACGTATGGAGTCTACAGGCCTAC CTCTGAGGATTCATGTGAGCGAGTCAACCATTAAGATCCTGCAGCGAACCGACTGCCAGTTTGAGTGTGAACGGAGAGGAGAAACGCACCTGAAG GGTAAAGGGAAGGAGATGACTTACTGGTTGACTGGAGTCACCGGGCAGAAATACAACCTGCCGACACCACCGACAGC AGAGAACTTCCAGCGTCTGCAGCAGGATCTGGCTGAGAGGATCGTCTCCACGCTGGACAAACGCGGAAACGAGCGGCGCAAAACTCTCTCCACACGCCAGCGGCGAACACAGAGACACAGCAGCGACGGGCAGCCTGAATACCTGCACCTGACCGACCCCACAACATGCCTGTag
- the LOC131536380 gene encoding tumor necrosis factor receptor superfamily member 13C-like isoform X1: protein MERKACAPGSQWDSLLKHCISHKSLGLTPSAVPPPVLKPVLSTRGLDDSWSSISPVVWICVGLVASGSVLVLLLWFIIYRRHSRTSQSTGEKDSTPHTPTTIEQEEEALSPWPHVNGQTQEMPISEGPCGRSLCNGRAEHGLPLPATELGDSALVTAKTGQPV from the exons ATGGAGAGGAAAGCATGTGCTCCTGGTTCTCAGTGGGATTCTCTGCTCAAGCATTGCATCTCCCACAAATCCCTGGGACTGACACCATCGG CAGTTCCTCCGCCGGTCCTGAAGCCGGTGCTGAGCACCAGAGGTCTGGATGACTCCTGGTCCTCCATCAGCCCCGTCGTGTGGATCTGTGTCGGGCTGGTCGCGAGCGGGTCGGTTCTGGTGCTGCTGCTTTGGTTCATCATCTACAGACGCCACAGCAGGACCTCACAGAGCACAG GTGAAAAGGACTCTACACCTCACACCCCGACAACCATAGAACAGGAAGAGGAAGCCCTGTCACCTTGGCCCCACGTCAATGGCCAGACACAGGAAATGCCAATCAGCGAGGGACCCTGTGGGCGGAGCCTGTGTAATGGACGGGCAGAGCACGGGCTGCCACTTCCTGCCACAGAATTGGGAGATTCCGCCCTCGTCACCGCCAAAACCGGACAACCTGTTTAA
- the LOC131536380 gene encoding tumor necrosis factor receptor superfamily member 13C-like isoform X2, which yields MERKACAPGSQWDSLLKHCISHKSLGLTPSVPPPVLKPVLSTRGLDDSWSSISPVVWICVGLVASGSVLVLLLWFIIYRRHSRTSQSTGEKDSTPHTPTTIEQEEEALSPWPHVNGQTQEMPISEGPCGRSLCNGRAEHGLPLPATELGDSALVTAKTGQPV from the exons ATGGAGAGGAAAGCATGTGCTCCTGGTTCTCAGTGGGATTCTCTGCTCAAGCATTGCATCTCCCACAAATCCCTGGGACTGACACCATCGG TTCCTCCGCCGGTCCTGAAGCCGGTGCTGAGCACCAGAGGTCTGGATGACTCCTGGTCCTCCATCAGCCCCGTCGTGTGGATCTGTGTCGGGCTGGTCGCGAGCGGGTCGGTTCTGGTGCTGCTGCTTTGGTTCATCATCTACAGACGCCACAGCAGGACCTCACAGAGCACAG GTGAAAAGGACTCTACACCTCACACCCCGACAACCATAGAACAGGAAGAGGAAGCCCTGTCACCTTGGCCCCACGTCAATGGCCAGACACAGGAAATGCCAATCAGCGAGGGACCCTGTGGGCGGAGCCTGTGTAATGGACGGGCAGAGCACGGGCTGCCACTTCCTGCCACAGAATTGGGAGATTCCGCCCTCGTCACCGCCAAAACCGGACAACCTGTTTAA